A single window of Coffea eugenioides isolate CCC68of chromosome 7, Ceug_1.0, whole genome shotgun sequence DNA harbors:
- the LOC113778142 gene encoding protein DETOXIFICATION 27-like, with protein MSNNKTTAEAENETKVPLLDYSSKSIVGEANEDQSLARRTWIESKKLWRIVGPAIFSRIASYSMFVISQAFAGHLGDLELAGLSIASSVICGFDFGLLLGMASALETLCGQAFGAKKYYMLGVYLQRSWIVLLLCGVFTLPLYIFATPVLKLLGQPDDVAELSGTVALAFIPLHFSFTLQFPLQRFLQSQLKNNVIAWVNLGAFCIHVVLSWLFVYKLHFGLMGACVILNLSWWLIVIGLLAYVFCGGCPQTWSGFSFEAFSGLWEFLKLSASSGVMLCLENWYYRILIVMTGNLQNAEIAVDALSICMNVNGWEMMIPLGFFAGTGVRVANELGAGNGKGAKFATIVAVTQSIVIGLFFWLLLIFFHSEIAYVFTTSPPVLEAVHQLSILLAFTVLLNSVQPILSGVAVGSGWQSYVAYINLGCYYLIGVPMGSVMGWVFHFGVMGIWAGMIFGGTAIQTAILAIITARCDWEKEAEKANNRVDKWSKPSHT; from the exons ATGTCAAACAACAAAACTACAGCAGAAGCAGAGAATGAAACAAAAGTCCCATTACTGGACTATTCATCAAAAAGTATAGTAGGAGAAGCAAATGAAGATCAAAGTCTTGCACGCAGAACTTGGATTGAATCCAAGAAACTATGGCGAATTGTTGGTCCCGCCATCTTCAGCCGCATCGCTTCCTACTCCATGTTCGTTATTTCCCAAGCCTTCGCCGGCCACCTTGGTGATCTTGAGCTCGCTGGCTTATCCATTGCTAGCAGTGTCATTTGTGGCTTCGATTTTGGCCTCTTG ctaGGGATGGCAAGTGCATTGGAAACTCTATGTGGGCAAGCTTTTGGAGCAAAGAAATACTACATGTTGGGCGTATATTTACAACGATCGTGGATAGTTCTTCTCTTATGTGGAGTTTTCACGTTACCTTTGTACATATTTGCAACTCCAGTTTTGAAGCTGCTGGGACAACCTGATGATGTTGCTGAGCTTTCTGGGACTGTGGCTTTAGCTTTTATACCACTCCACTTCAGCTTTACTCTTCAGTTCCCTCTGCAGAGATTCTTGCAGAGTCAGCTGAAGAATAATGTGATTGCCTGGGTGAATTTAGGCGCCTTTTGTATTCATGTGGTCTTGAGCTGGCTGTTTGTTTACAAGCTCCATTTCGGATTGATGGGGGCTTGCGTTATTTTGAATCTTTCTTGGTGGCTTATTGTAATTGGTTTGCTTGCTTACGTTTTCTGTGGTGGTTGTCCTCAAACATGGTCTGGCTTTTCCTTTGAAGCATTTTCTGGTCTTTGGGAATTTCTAAAACTCTCTGCTTCTTCTGGGGTCATGCTATG TTTGGAGAATTGGTACTACAGGATACTCATCGTGATGACTGGAAATTTGCAGAACGCAGAGATTGCAGTTGATGCACTGTCTATTTG CATGAACGTCAATGGATGGGAGATGATGATTCCTCTGGGATTCTTTGCAGGAACAGG AGTAAGGGTTGCAAATGAATTGGGAGCTGGTAATGGGAAAGGAGCCAAGTTTGCAACAATTGTAGCAGTAACACAATCAATAGTGATTGGTCTATTCTTCTGGCTACTGCTTATATTCTTCCACAGTGAAATCGCCTATGTATTCACTACCAGCCCGCCTGTGTTAGAAGCAGTACACCAGCTCTCAATTCTCTTAGCTTTCACTGTTCTCCTCAATAGCGTGCAGCCCATTCTTTCAG GGGTTGCTGTGGGCTCCGGATGGCAATCATACGTGGCATACATAAACTTGGGTTGCTACTATTTAATTGGCGTGCCGATGGGATCTGTGATGGGATGGGTTTTCCATTTTGGAGTAATG GGTATATGGGCTGgaatgatttttggtggaactGCAATTCAAACTGCGATTTTGGCCATCATAACAGCTCGGTGTGACTGGGAGAAAGAG GCAGAAAAGGCAAATAATCGTGTAGACAAGTGGTCCAAACCAAGTCACACTTGA
- the LOC113778584 gene encoding protein DETOXIFICATION 27-like has translation MASNNKEKFENLVNVEENQVPLLLHSESSKYEIDDDDQNLRRRVFVESKKLWHIVGPAIFSRITSYSMNVITQAFAGHLGDTELAAISIINNVVVGFDFGLLLGMASALETLCGQAFGAKKYHMLGIYMQRSWIVLFACCILLLPIYIFATPILKLLGQPANVAELSGSVALWMIPLHFSFAFQFPLQRFLQSQLKNSVIAWVSLVALLVHICTSWLFVYGFQLGVVGTVVTLNFAWWVLAFGLFIYTACGGCPHTWPGFSMEAFSGLWEFLKLSASSGVMLCLENWYYRILILMTGNLKNAEIAVDALSVCMTINGWEMMIPLGFFAATGVRVANELGAGNGKGARFATIVSVATSTIIGLFFCLIIIIFHNEIGLIFSSSKPVLDAVNQLTVLLAVTILLNSIQPVLSGVAVGSGWQSQVACVNVACYYLLGFPLGLTMEWVFHQGIMGIWAGMIFGGTVLQTLILVIITARCDWEKEAQKASNHIKKWAVLA, from the exons ATGGCTAGTAATAACAAGGAAAAATTCGAGAATTTGGTCAACGTTGAAGAAAATCAAGTTCCTCTACTGCTGCATTCAGAGTCATCCAAATATGAAATTGATGATGACGACCAAAATCTCAGGCGAAGGGTCTTTGTTGAATCGAAGAAGCTATGGCATATTGTTGGCCCAGCCATCTTCAGTCGAATTACCTCCTACTCCATGAACGTGATTACCCAAGCTTTTGCTGGGCATCTTGGCGATACTGAGCTTGCAGCAATTTCAATCATCAATAACGTCGTCGTTGGGTTCGATTTCGGcctcttg TTGGGCATGGCAAGTGCTTTGGAGACGCTATGTGGACAAGCATTTGGAGCCAAGAAATACCACATGCTAGGGATATACATGCAACGTTCGTGGATTGTGCTATTTGCTTGCTGTATACTACTTCTGCCAATTTACATCTTCGCTACACCAATCTTGAAACTATTAGGTCAGCCCGCAAACGTGGCTGAGCTCTCGGGTAGTGTTGCCTTGTGGATGATTCCTTTGCATTTCAGCTTTGCCTTCCAATTCCCATTGCAGAGGTTTCTGCAAAGTCAGCTGAAGAATTCAGTGATTGCTTGGGTTTCATTGGTAGCCCTGCTTGTACATATTTGCACCAGTTGGCTGTTTGTTTATGGATTCCAGCTTGGAGTGGTGGGAACCGTCGTGACCTTGAACTTTGCGTGGTGGGTTTTGGCGTTTGGTTTGTTTATCTACACCGCTTGCGGTGGCTGTCCCCATACTTGGCCTGGTTTCTCGATGGAAGCGTTTTCGGGTCTTTGGGAGTTCCTAAAGCTCTCTGCATCATCTGGAGTCATGCTTTG TTTGGAGAACTGGTATTATAGAATACTCATATTGATGACCGGAAATCTCAAGAATGCAGAAATTGCAGTGGATGCTTTATCTGTATG CATGACAATAAATGGATGGGAGATGATGATTCCATTAGGCTTCTTTGCAGCAACTGG AGTAAGAGTAGCTAACGAGTTGGGAGCAGGAAATGGGAAAGGAGCAAGATTTGCTACTATTGTTTCTGTGGCGACTTCTACCATAATTGGGCTTTTCTTCTGCCTCATAATAATTATTTTCCACAAtgaaattggtttaattttctCCTCAAGCAAACCCGTGCTGGATGCAGTGAATCAACTCACTGTCCTCTTAGCCGTCACTATTCTCCTCAACAGTATTCAACCAGTTCTATCTG GGGTAGCAGTTGGATCCGGATGGCAATCACAAGTGGCTTGTGTAAATGTTGCCTGCTACTACTTGCTTGGATTTCCACTTGGACTCACAATGGAATGGGTTTTTCACCAAGGAATCATG GGCATCTGGGCTGGAATGATATTCGGAGGAACGGTACTTCAGACACTAATATTAGTCATCATTACTGCTCGATGTGACTGGGAAAAAGAG GCCCAGAAAGCAAGCAATCACATAAAGAAGTGGGCTGTCTTGGCTTAA